A region from the Paludicola sp. MB14-C6 genome encodes:
- a CDS encoding histidine phosphatase family protein, which translates to MRTYKIYLIRHGLTQGNVEGRYIGRTDLSLCEDGINEIKSLLNTSEYPNVGRVYSSPMLRCIETAQLIYPGFTPTLIDNLREYDFGEFENKIITDLMQDEKYMQWMERSLKDGLKGAEKMPEFNQRILSGLEEIIMDMMKSKISDAALITHGGVIMQLLAMCGIPKRKPTEWVVGNGKGYTILVNSSLWSNTKAVEVYTAVPYTNELIEHKAENEDE; encoded by the coding sequence ATGAGAACATACAAAATCTATCTGATTCGACACGGTTTAACGCAGGGAAATGTCGAAGGAAGGTATATAGGTAGAACAGATTTATCTCTTTGTGAAGATGGAATAAACGAAATCAAATCGTTATTAAATACCAGCGAATACCCAAATGTTGGAAGAGTGTATTCCAGTCCGATGCTTCGATGCATTGAAACGGCTCAGCTAATTTACCCTGGCTTCACACCAACTTTAATTGATAATTTACGAGAATATGATTTTGGTGAGTTTGAAAATAAAATCATTACTGACTTAATGCAAGATGAAAAATATATGCAGTGGATGGAACGCTCTTTGAAAGATGGCTTAAAAGGTGCAGAAAAGATGCCTGAATTTAATCAAAGAATTTTATCCGGCCTTGAAGAAATCATTATGGATATGATGAAATCAAAAATATCCGATGCGGCGTTAATTACTCATGGCGGTGTTATCATGCAGCTGCTTGCTATGTGTGGAATTCCGAAAAGGAAGCCAACTGAATGGGTTGTTGGTAATGGAAAGGGCTACACAATATTAGTTAACAGCTCACTTTGGTCTAATACAAAAGCTGTTGAAGTTTATACTGCTGTACCATATACAAATGAGTTAATAGAACATAAAGCGGAAAATGAAGATGAATAG
- the proB gene encoding glutamate 5-kinase, producing the protein MRSTIRKAKRIVIKVGTSTLAHKTGMLNIRRVEQLIKVISDLKNSGKEIVFVTSGAIGVGVGKLGLSKKPTDMPTKQACAAIGQGELMYIYDKYFTEYNHNVAQVLLTRDIIESEKRKENVINTFQRLLELSVIPIVNENDTVSVDEIEFGDNDTLSAIVGDLVDADLLIILSDIDGLYDADPHKNKDAKLIHEVKEINDYIIGLAGGEGSALGTGGMQTKIHAAQYCFESKIPMAILNGSNPNNLYDLLEGKPIGTVFYCDNK; encoded by the coding sequence ATGAGGTCTACAATTCGCAAGGCAAAAAGAATTGTTATAAAAGTTGGAACTTCCACGTTAGCACATAAAACAGGTATGTTAAATATAAGACGAGTTGAACAATTGATTAAAGTAATATCCGATTTAAAAAACTCTGGGAAAGAGATTGTGTTTGTTACATCAGGCGCAATTGGAGTTGGTGTTGGCAAGCTTGGACTATCGAAAAAGCCAACTGATATGCCAACCAAGCAAGCTTGTGCAGCTATTGGACAAGGTGAGTTAATGTATATATATGATAAGTACTTTACAGAATATAACCATAATGTTGCACAAGTTTTATTAACAAGAGATATTATTGAATCAGAAAAGCGAAAAGAGAATGTAATAAACACATTTCAACGCTTACTGGAGTTATCCGTTATTCCTATTGTAAACGAAAATGATACTGTTTCTGTTGATGAAATTGAATTTGGTGATAACGACACACTTTCCGCTATCGTTGGAGATTTGGTAGATGCTGATTTGTTGATTATTCTTTCAGATATTGATGGATTATATGATGCAGATCCTCATAAAAACAAAGATGCCAAGCTCATTCATGAAGTTAAGGAAATTAACGATTATATTATTGGGTTAGCAGGTGGAGAAGGTAGTGCGCTTGGTACAGGTGGTATGCAAACCAAAATTCATGCTGCACAATACTGCTTTGAATCCAAAATACCTATGGCAATTTTAAATGGAAGCAACCCAAATAACCTTTATGATCTATTAGAAGGTAAACCGATCGGAACGGTTTTTTACTGTGATAACAAATAA
- a CDS encoding glutamate-5-semialdehyde dehydrogenase: protein MSYILELAQKTKQAQKDIAKATIEQKQKLLYAIADSLIANIEQILNANEIDLSHAKDNNISETMQDRLRLTTQRIEAMANGVRKVAMLPDPINEVIEGRTLANGLEIKKIRVPLGVIGIIYESRPNVTVDAAALCLKASNAVVLRGGKEAIHTNIALAKVMKNAIANQGFHPDIVSIVEDTSREVSTQMMQLNGVIDVLIPRGGAGLIQAVVKNATIPVIETGVGNCHVYIDNEADLQMGAQIVYNAKVSRPSVCNACESLLVHKDVANKFLPMVKALLDQNNVKLLGCDKTKHILGDCVIPATDEDYATEFLDYILSIKVVDSLNEAITHIQTYTTHHSEAIVTNNIRNANQFTSEIDAAAVYVNASTRFTDGEEFGLGAEIGISTQKLHARGPMGLKELTSMKYIIIGNGNVR from the coding sequence ATGTCATACATATTGGAATTAGCTCAGAAAACAAAACAAGCACAAAAAGACATAGCGAAGGCTACTATTGAGCAAAAGCAAAAGCTGCTTTATGCAATTGCAGACAGCTTAATTGCTAACATTGAGCAAATATTAAACGCCAATGAGATTGATTTAAGCCATGCAAAAGACAATAATATCTCTGAAACCATGCAAGATCGTCTACGATTAACAACACAACGCATAGAAGCAATGGCAAATGGCGTTAGAAAAGTGGCTATGCTGCCCGATCCAATCAATGAAGTAATAGAAGGCAGAACATTAGCCAATGGCTTGGAAATTAAAAAAATACGAGTTCCTTTGGGTGTAATAGGTATTATTTATGAATCTCGCCCAAATGTAACCGTTGATGCGGCGGCACTTTGTTTGAAAGCCTCTAATGCAGTTGTTTTACGAGGCGGTAAAGAAGCAATTCATACTAACATTGCTTTAGCAAAAGTGATGAAAAATGCAATTGCTAATCAAGGCTTTCATCCTGATATTGTTTCAATTGTTGAAGATACTTCAAGAGAAGTATCCACCCAAATGATGCAGTTAAATGGTGTGATTGATGTTTTAATTCCACGAGGCGGAGCCGGTTTGATTCAAGCTGTTGTAAAGAATGCAACCATCCCTGTAATTGAAACGGGAGTTGGAAATTGTCATGTATATATTGACAACGAAGCAGATTTGCAAATGGGTGCACAAATAGTGTATAATGCTAAAGTAAGCAGACCATCCGTATGCAATGCGTGTGAAAGCCTGCTTGTGCATAAAGATGTAGCAAATAAATTCTTACCTATGGTAAAAGCATTACTTGATCAAAACAATGTAAAGTTGCTTGGCTGCGATAAAACAAAACATATTCTGGGCGATTGCGTTATACCTGCAACGGATGAAGATTATGCAACTGAATTTTTAGATTATATTTTGTCTATTAAGGTAGTAGATTCTTTAAATGAAGCAATAACGCATATTCAAACTTATACAACACATCACTCAGAAGCAATTGTAACAAATAATATACGCAATGCGAACCAATTTACAAGTGAAATAGATGCGGCTGCGGTTTATGTGAATGCATCTACTCGCTTTACAGATGGAGAAGAATTTGGATTAGGTGCTGAAATTGGCATTTCAACGCAAAAGCTACATGCACGAGGTCCGATGGGATTAAAAGAATTGACTTCAATGAAATATATCATTATCGGAAATGGAAATGTAAGATAG
- a CDS encoding peptidylprolyl isomerase: MQNPIVTIEMQNGDKIKIELYPEIAPNTVKNFISLVQDGFYDGVIFHRVIRGFMIQGGDPNGTGMGGPGYSIKGEFKGNGIDNTLKHTRGVISMARSGHPDSAGSQFFIMHQDAPHLDGQYAAFGKVTEGIEVVDKIADVVTDYADKPAQDQIMKIVTVETFGVEYDQPVKRK, from the coding sequence ATGCAAAATCCAATCGTAACAATTGAAATGCAAAATGGCGACAAAATCAAAATTGAGCTTTACCCTGAAATCGCACCAAACACAGTAAAAAACTTTATTTCTTTAGTACAAGATGGATTCTATGACGGTGTTATTTTTCATCGTGTAATCAGAGGATTTATGATTCAAGGCGGCGATCCGAATGGTACAGGAATGGGCGGTCCAGGCTACAGTATCAAAGGTGAATTTAAAGGGAATGGAATCGACAATACATTAAAACACACAAGAGGCGTAATTTCTATGGCTAGATCAGGTCATCCAGATAGTGCCGGCTCTCAATTCTTTATTATGCACCAAGATGCACCACATTTAGATGGTCAATATGCTGCTTTTGGAAAGGTAACGGAAGGAATTGAAGTTGTCGATAAAATTGCTGATGTTGTAACTGATTATGCTGATAAACCGGCTCAAGATCAAATTATGAAGATCGTTACTGTTGAAACTTTCGGAGTAGAATATGATCAACCGGTAAAAAGAAAATAA
- a CDS encoding YdcF family protein encodes MNQSVKAITDFIFVENEPQKCDAIMVIGGSNPELGEKAAELWKCGYAPLIFVGGGVSIKTGKFPGPKAKRNIYSEDYKTEFDFFMDVLLKNGVPIEAITGENRSGYTRQNAFYARKKVDEMQYKISKAILICKSFHARRSLMFYQLAFPKTEFLVVPIICYDICKDNWFTTEYGVQRVMGELSRCGNQFVDDYVHLRNT; translated from the coding sequence GTGAATCAATCAGTAAAAGCAATAACTGACTTTATTTTTGTGGAAAATGAACCTCAAAAATGTGATGCAATTATGGTCATCGGTGGTTCTAACCCTGAATTAGGCGAAAAAGCAGCAGAATTGTGGAAGTGTGGTTATGCACCGCTCATTTTCGTCGGCGGGGGTGTAAGCATAAAAACTGGTAAATTTCCAGGGCCTAAAGCAAAGAGGAATATCTATTCAGAAGATTATAAGACTGAATTTGATTTTTTTATGGATGTTCTTTTAAAGAATGGCGTTCCAATTGAAGCAATAACAGGAGAAAATCGTTCGGGATATACTCGCCAAAATGCATTTTATGCTAGGAAAAAAGTGGACGAGATGCAATATAAAATTAGTAAAGCAATTCTTATTTGTAAATCCTTTCACGCAAGAAGGAGTTTAATGTTTTATCAGCTTGCATTTCCTAAAACAGAGTTTTTGGTAGTTCCTATTATATGTTATGACATTTGTAAAGACAATTGGTTTACTACTGAATATGGAGTCCAACGTGTAATGGGGGAACTATCTCGTTGCGGAAATCAATTTGTAGATGACTATGTTCATTTAAGAAATACTTAA
- a CDS encoding C39 family peptidase has product MDIQAQHAKKRKSKFKLKPLSYIIIGIVALLCCTAVIVTVVITSAKKKEAVAAAAIASRKAESEYQMLYEQEQEKLKEEANVRGKEDAKREAEAEKKVELKKEQERIAEEARKKAEEERIRKEKARLEAIRKEQQRAKEEKARLEAERKERSRLSSVIKSQEARLAEEQAEYSSLMPKAIVELPVENILQNPELPNGCEITSLAIVLNFLGLPVDKCILSDDYLPKIEFHDVNKQRVCGDPNVVYCGNPRYRSGGYYCFAAPLVKASNSILTAIQASYHGTDITGSNEQQLLSHLDAGRPVIAFTTLSMGDPVTYEPSKWIMNDNGDVHVPFLNLHCVVLYGYDEQFIYIADPLKGKIQCKRTSFMDSYQKIGSRAMVVEQ; this is encoded by the coding sequence ATGGACATTCAAGCACAACACGCTAAAAAGCGTAAATCAAAATTTAAACTGAAGCCATTATCTTATATTATCATTGGTATAGTGGCCCTTCTTTGCTGCACTGCTGTAATCGTAACTGTAGTAATCACTTCCGCTAAAAAGAAAGAAGCAGTTGCTGCTGCAGCTATTGCGAGTCGAAAAGCGGAATCAGAATATCAAATGCTATATGAGCAAGAACAAGAAAAGCTGAAAGAAGAAGCAAATGTACGTGGTAAAGAAGATGCAAAGCGTGAAGCTGAAGCTGAGAAAAAAGTTGAACTCAAAAAAGAACAAGAACGAATTGCTGAAGAAGCAAGAAAAAAGGCTGAGGAAGAACGTATTCGTAAAGAAAAAGCTAGGCTAGAAGCCATTCGTAAAGAGCAACAACGTGCAAAAGAAGAAAAAGCACGTTTAGAGGCTGAACGAAAAGAGCGAAGTCGTCTTTCATCTGTTATTAAATCCCAAGAAGCACGTTTGGCCGAGGAACAAGCTGAATATAGCTCATTAATGCCGAAAGCAATTGTAGAACTTCCCGTTGAAAATATTCTTCAAAATCCTGAATTGCCAAACGGCTGCGAGATTACATCGCTTGCAATTGTATTAAACTTTTTAGGTTTGCCGGTTGATAAATGTATTTTATCAGATGATTATCTTCCTAAAATAGAATTTCATGATGTAAACAAGCAACGTGTGTGCGGTGATCCAAACGTTGTATACTGTGGAAATCCAAGATATCGAAGTGGTGGCTATTATTGCTTTGCCGCACCACTCGTTAAGGCATCTAATTCAATTTTAACTGCAATTCAGGCATCTTACCATGGAACCGACATTACAGGTTCTAACGAACAACAACTATTATCACATCTTGATGCCGGACGTCCTGTCATTGCATTTACAACACTATCAATGGGAGATCCTGTTACCTATGAACCATCCAAGTGGATTATGAATGATAACGGTGATGTTCATGTGCCATTTTTGAATTTACACTGTGTTGTTTTGTATGGATACGATGAACAGTTTATTTATATTGCAGATCCTTTAAAAGGAAAGATTCAATGTAAACGTACATCTTTTATGGATTCTTATCAAAAAATAGGCTCTCGTGCTATGGTAGTTGAACAGTAA
- a CDS encoding radical SAM protein, whose protein sequence is MIQSCQLCPRKCKTDRTRNHGFCGGGASIKVARAALHYWEEPCISGNNGSGTVFFSGCCLQCCFCQNYKISAENYGKEISIERLSQIFLELQSQGAHNINLVNPTHYVPWIIKAIELVKHQLKIPIVYNSGGYETIDTINKLNGYIDIYLPDLKYYDSARSERYSNAKNYFDVASKAIKAMLEQVGKPQFDENGIMQKGVIIRHMVMPKGYKDSIAIFDWIATHFSKNEILISLMSQYTPFYKSNEFPEINRRIFSYEYHKVLDKVNDYQLEGFLQEKSSAKEEYTPTFELQGI, encoded by the coding sequence ATGATTCAATCATGTCAGCTATGTCCAAGAAAATGTAAAACTGATCGCACCAGAAATCATGGATTTTGTGGCGGTGGAGCTTCAATAAAAGTTGCACGTGCGGCCTTACATTACTGGGAAGAACCATGTATCAGCGGCAACAATGGCTCAGGTACTGTGTTTTTTTCAGGATGCTGCCTTCAATGCTGTTTTTGCCAAAACTACAAAATCAGTGCTGAAAATTACGGTAAAGAAATTTCAATAGAAAGACTATCGCAAATTTTCTTGGAATTACAAAGTCAAGGTGCTCATAACATAAACCTTGTCAACCCGACACATTATGTACCTTGGATAATCAAAGCAATAGAACTTGTCAAACATCAATTGAAAATTCCTATTGTTTATAACTCAGGTGGATATGAAACAATAGATACAATAAATAAACTAAATGGTTATATCGATATTTATTTACCCGACTTGAAATATTATGACTCTGCTCGTTCTGAGCGATATTCAAACGCAAAGAACTATTTTGATGTGGCATCAAAAGCTATTAAAGCAATGCTTGAACAAGTTGGAAAACCCCAATTTGATGAAAATGGTATTATGCAAAAAGGGGTAATCATTCGGCATATGGTTATGCCAAAAGGATATAAAGACTCCATTGCTATTTTCGATTGGATTGCCACTCATTTTTCTAAAAATGAAATTCTAATCAGCTTGATGAGTCAGTATACTCCATTTTACAAGAGCAATGAATTTCCTGAAATTAACCGAAGAATTTTTTCTTATGAATATCATAAAGTTTTAGATAAAGTGAACGATTATCAATTAGAGGGCTTTTTACAGGAAAAATCATCAGCCAAAGAAGAATATACCCCAACCTTTGAATTACAAGGTATTTAA
- a CDS encoding methyl-accepting chemotaxis protein: MKRFNTSKSDDSKTKYDDVQAMEVNSGLDNDSIDSTSAQQVVDEIECVDTSKTENIEVVDLGSEMDVQQENLVTEEKEKPVSKIIQKLKSKAPKHTADNSDKSKSFKNIFKNLIKKFKEIELKGLGSKLILTIVPCLAIALIICVSIVYTALTALLKKSYITECHQSIGAIEKVIEGYKTTTASTAKDIGVDSIIRDGIIAKDDPALTMRGTTYFSKIGCDNIIFTDEKGIVLTSIGDSRVKEDYGKIGIFASALKGTSITSIEKNQAIQFSVMSSAPIKDAGGKVIGSVLISYNLRKPQIVDDLKMITGNEFTLFFGDTRYNTTLEKDGSRQNNTKANADIINTVLKNGKTYEKEIDILGQNFHTIYKPILGNDKAPIGMIFTGLNIEAIQAGQAKALMASIIVALLLFVISAVFVYFIVNLIITRPLKKLVTVANDIENGEIGIGNNNGNFKVMKTKDEVGQLSRALGNTVEGLKRYIGEISIVLSAIGNGDLTVQSEIEYKGDFIAIKEALDNIVVSLQTTLLGISQAADQVNSGATQVAGGSQALSQGATEQASAIEELSAVISEIAVRIKKNAENAKQATTIADEAGNGIITSNNEMKQMVTAMDDINKASIKISKIIKTIDDIAFQTNILALNAAVEAARAGAAGKGFAVVAEEVRNLASKSAEAANQTSALIESSVLAVKNGTKIANNTAKSLSEVVEKTKKAIDLMDDISTESNEQATAVNQVTSGVDQIAAVVQTNSATAEQSAAASEELSSQSELLHELINRFKVNE, from the coding sequence GTGAAGCGATTTAACACAAGCAAATCGGATGACAGCAAAACTAAATATGATGATGTTCAAGCAATGGAGGTTAACAGTGGTTTAGACAATGACTCTATTGATTCCACAAGTGCGCAACAGGTAGTAGATGAAATAGAATGTGTAGATACTTCTAAAACTGAAAACATTGAAGTAGTTGATTTAGGTAGTGAAATGGATGTTCAACAAGAAAATTTAGTAACCGAAGAGAAAGAAAAACCTGTTTCTAAGATCATTCAAAAATTAAAATCAAAAGCTCCGAAGCATACTGCAGATAATTCAGATAAAAGTAAAAGCTTCAAAAATATTTTCAAAAACTTGATAAAAAAATTCAAGGAAATTGAGCTAAAAGGATTAGGCTCAAAACTGATTTTAACAATCGTTCCATGTTTAGCAATTGCTTTAATTATTTGTGTATCTATCGTATATACTGCATTAACAGCATTATTAAAAAAATCATATATTACCGAATGTCATCAATCAATTGGTGCAATTGAAAAAGTTATAGAAGGCTATAAAACAACAACCGCATCAACTGCTAAAGATATAGGCGTGGACAGTATCATTCGTGATGGAATCATAGCAAAAGATGATCCTGCTTTAACCATGCGTGGTACTACATACTTTTCAAAAATTGGATGTGACAACATTATTTTCACAGATGAAAAAGGTATTGTCCTTACAAGTATTGGTGATTCCCGTGTAAAAGAAGATTACGGCAAAATAGGCATTTTTGCATCTGCATTAAAAGGTACCTCTATTACTTCAATAGAAAAGAACCAAGCAATTCAATTTTCAGTAATGTCTTCTGCACCAATAAAAGATGCTGGAGGAAAAGTAATTGGCTCTGTACTAATTAGTTATAACTTAAGAAAACCCCAAATCGTTGATGACTTAAAAATGATTACCGGAAATGAATTTACTTTATTCTTTGGTGACACCCGTTACAATACGACATTAGAAAAAGATGGCTCAAGACAAAATAATACCAAAGCGAATGCCGATATTATTAATACTGTATTAAAAAATGGAAAAACGTACGAAAAAGAAATAGATATTTTAGGGCAAAATTTCCACACTATTTATAAACCAATATTAGGGAACGATAAAGCTCCAATTGGTATGATTTTCACCGGTTTAAATATTGAAGCAATTCAAGCTGGACAAGCTAAAGCTCTTATGGCATCAATAATTGTGGCACTTCTACTTTTTGTTATCAGTGCTGTGTTTGTATATTTCATTGTTAATCTCATTATAACAAGACCATTGAAAAAATTAGTTACTGTTGCAAATGACATTGAAAACGGCGAAATTGGAATTGGAAACAATAATGGCAACTTTAAAGTTATGAAAACCAAAGACGAAGTCGGACAATTATCTCGTGCTCTTGGCAATACGGTTGAAGGACTTAAGAGATATATCGGAGAAATTTCAATTGTACTAAGTGCAATTGGTAATGGCGATTTAACTGTACAATCTGAAATAGAGTATAAAGGCGACTTTATTGCAATAAAAGAGGCTTTGGACAATATCGTTGTATCATTGCAAACAACTTTACTTGGAATCAGTCAAGCTGCTGATCAAGTTAACAGTGGTGCTACTCAAGTTGCAGGCGGTTCACAAGCGTTATCACAAGGTGCAACAGAACAAGCAAGCGCAATTGAAGAGCTTTCTGCTGTTATTTCAGAAATTGCTGTTAGAATTAAGAAAAATGCCGAAAATGCAAAACAAGCAACCACAATTGCGGATGAAGCCGGAAATGGTATTATTACAAGCAATAATGAAATGAAGCAAATGGTAACCGCAATGGATGATATCAACAAAGCATCAATTAAAATTTCCAAGATTATTAAAACAATTGATGATATTGCGTTCCAAACAAATATCTTAGCACTAAATGCTGCTGTTGAAGCTGCTCGTGCAGGTGCTGCAGGCAAAGGCTTCGCAGTAGTAGCCGAAGAAGTTCGTAATTTAGCAAGTAAGAGTGCTGAGGCTGCAAATCAAACTTCTGCGTTAATTGAAAGTTCTGTTTTAGCTGTTAAGAATGGAACAAAGATTGCAAATAACACAGCAAAATCACTTAGTGAAGTTGTTGAGAAAACGAAAAAAGCAATTGATTTAATGGATGATATTTCAACAGAATCCAATGAACAAGCAACTGCTGTAAATCAAGTAACATCCGGTGTAGATCAAATTGCTGCGGTTGTTCAAACTAACTCAGCTACCGCAGAGCAAAGTGCAGCTGCTAGTGAAGAATTATCCAGTCAATCTGAATTATTACATGAGCTAATTAACAGATTTAAAGTAAATGAATAA
- the xylB gene encoding xylulokinase, with the protein MVYTLGIDIGTSGTKTILMNQIGEVIASYTVEYPLYQPQNGYAEQNPSDWYHAVVDTVAAVVKNSGISKDEIKGIGLSGQMHGLVMLDENGEVIRPSIIWCDGRTAEQCVEITNLVGAEKLLSITANPAIAGFTAAKIMWVKKYEPQNYAKCKKILLPKDYIRYMLTGEFATEVSDASGMQLLDIKNRCWSDEVLEKLDIDKALLATVYESPEVTGKVTKAFAQATGINEGIIVVGGAGDNAAAAVGTGVVEDSKAFTTIGTSGVLYAHTSTMKLDQKGRVHTFCSAVPNEWHVMGVTQAAGLSLKWLRDTLCQEEIDYAEQEQVDPYVIMDQLAKKVPIGADKLIYLPYLMGERTPHLDTNARGVFFGLSAVHTKANFIRAVLEGVSYSLRDCKEVLAEMGIDANDMMICGGGAKSPLWRQMLADIYGVDVVVPASSEGAALGVAILAMVGIGQYKTVQQACSAIIKKDKVTNANKQSHDQYEPFYRLYRSLYPSLKQSYQQLNNI; encoded by the coding sequence ATGGTATATACTTTAGGAATTGACATTGGCACTTCAGGAACAAAAACCATTTTGATGAATCAAATTGGTGAAGTGATTGCAAGTTATACAGTGGAATATCCATTATATCAACCTCAAAATGGCTATGCAGAGCAAAATCCATCAGATTGGTATCATGCAGTAGTAGATACTGTTGCGGCTGTTGTGAAAAACAGTGGTATCTCAAAAGATGAGATTAAAGGAATTGGGTTGTCAGGCCAAATGCATGGCTTAGTTATGCTTGATGAAAATGGTGAAGTAATCCGCCCATCGATAATTTGGTGTGACGGAAGAACAGCAGAGCAATGTGTAGAGATTACCAATCTTGTTGGCGCAGAAAAGCTATTATCTATTACAGCAAATCCTGCTATTGCTGGATTTACTGCTGCAAAAATTATGTGGGTTAAAAAATATGAGCCACAAAATTATGCAAAGTGCAAGAAGATTTTATTACCGAAAGATTATATTCGTTATATGCTAACGGGTGAATTTGCAACTGAGGTTTCCGATGCTTCCGGAATGCAGCTGCTTGATATTAAAAATCGTTGTTGGTCTGATGAAGTACTTGAAAAATTAGATATTGACAAAGCTCTATTGGCAACAGTTTATGAATCACCTGAGGTAACGGGCAAGGTAACCAAAGCATTTGCTCAAGCAACAGGAATTAACGAAGGAATAATCGTTGTTGGCGGTGCAGGTGATAATGCAGCAGCTGCTGTTGGAACTGGCGTGGTTGAAGATAGTAAAGCTTTTACTACAATAGGAACAAGCGGCGTGTTATATGCACATACTTCAACAATGAAATTAGACCAAAAGGGAAGAGTGCATACATTTTGCAGCGCCGTACCAAATGAATGGCATGTAATGGGTGTGACGCAAGCAGCAGGTCTTTCCCTTAAATGGTTAAGAGATACTTTGTGTCAAGAGGAAATAGATTATGCAGAACAAGAGCAAGTAGACCCATATGTTATTATGGATCAGCTTGCAAAAAAAGTACCAATCGGTGCTGACAAGCTTATCTACTTACCATATCTAATGGGAGAACGTACTCCTCATTTAGATACCAATGCAAGGGGAGTATTCTTTGGCCTTTCCGCAGTTCATACCAAAGCGAACTTTATTCGTGCCGTATTAGAAGGCGTTTCTTATTCTTTACGTGATTGTAAAGAGGTACTAGCAGAGATGGGTATCGACGCAAACGATATGATGATCTGTGGTGGTGGCGCAAAGAGTCCACTATGGCGTCAGATGCTAGCTGATATCTATGGTGTTGATGTAGTTGTGCCGGCTTCTAGTGAGGGTGCGGCGCTCGGTGTAGCAATTCTTGCAATGGTTGGTATCGGTCAATATAAGACTGTACAGCAAGCATGTAGCGCTATTATTAAAAAAGATAAAGTGACAAATGCCAATAAGCAATCCCACGATCAATATGAGCCATTTTATCGTTTGTATCGATCCTTATATCCTTCATTAAAACAAAGTTATCAACAATTAAACAACATATAA